One genomic region from Quercus robur chromosome 4, dhQueRobu3.1, whole genome shotgun sequence encodes:
- the LOC126721865 gene encoding aspartic proteinase CDR1-like, with product MASFHSLLSFAALATAFSIVFICNFSLTEASNGGFSVDLIHRDSPNSPFYDPSETPSQRIAKALRRSISRVSHFKPNSSFSTNVAQADIISNGGEYLMKYSVGTPPVEILGIADTGSDLTWLQCKPCNDCYNQTAPIFDPKRSRTYKRVACDSSLCRSLAGSSCSGYAGSSCLYSVAYGDQSFSNGDLATDTLTLGSTKTRPVPLPKTILGCGHDNIGTFEAQGSGIVGLGRGAISLTSQLGSSIDGKFSYCLIPLISQGKTTSKLNFGSNAVVSGSGVVSTPLVSGEYTTFYYLTLEAISVGRKRIDLINPSESGNSEGNIIIDSGTTLTMLPSNLYPKFESAVKDKINLPTTDDPNGSLSLCYKSSSDVSGPSITAHFTGADVNLNSRTTFVRVDKQVVCLAFVPVDSIGIFGNLAQSNLLVGYDVVKKSVSFKPTDCTKL from the coding sequence ATGGCATCTTTTCACTCACTTCTCTCCTTTGCTGCATTGGCAACCGCATTCTCCATTGTCTTTATCTGTAACTTCTCTCTCACCGAGGCTTCCAATGGAGGCTTTAGCGTGGATCTAATCCACCGTGACTCTCCAAACTCTCCCTTCTATGACCCTTCAGAAACTCCTTCACAGCGCATAGCCAAGGCTTTGCGTCGTTCCATTAGCCGTGTCAGTCATTTTAAGCCAAATTCCTCGTTCTCTACCAATGTAGCTCAAGCAGATATAATCTCAAATGGAGGTGAATACCTTATGAAATACTCTGTCGGTACACCACCGGTTGAAATCCTAGGCATTGCTGATACTGGTAGTGATTTGACTTGGCTACAGTGCAAGCCTTGCAATGACTGCTACAATCAAACAGCGCCAATTTTTGATCCAAAAAGGTCAAGAACATACAAAAGAGTTGCATGCGATTCATCCCTATGTCGGTCTCTAGCAGGAAGCTCATGCTCAGGCTACGCTGGTTCAAGTTGCCTATATTCCGTGGCTTATGGCGATCAATCTTTTTCAAACGGTGATCTTGCTACCGACACTCTCACTCTGGGATCAACTAAAACCCGCCCTGTGCCTCTCCCTAAAACTATCCTAGGGTGTGGACACGATAACATTGGAACCTTTGAAGCACAAGGTTCCGGCATTGTTGGCCTTGGTCGTGGCGCGATTTCTCTTACTTCCCAACTAGGTTCTTCTATTGATGGAAAATTCTCCTACTGCTTGATTCCATTAATTTCCCAAGGTAAAACCACAAGCAAATTGAATTTTGGAAGTAATGCAGTCGTATCCGGTTCTGGAGTCGTGTCTACTCCCTTAGTCTCCGGAGAATATACAACCTTCTACTACCTAACACTCGAAGCAATTAGTGTTGGCAGGAAAAGAATCGACTTGATCAATCCTTCTGAATCTGGAAATTCAGAAGGCAATATTATCATTGATTCAGGCACAACATTGACAATGTTGCCATCGAACTTGTACCCCAAATTTGAATCTGcagtaaaagataaaattaatttaccAACTACAGATGACCCGAATGGATCTCTAAGTCTCTGCTACAAGTCCTCATCAGATGTTAGTGGTCCAAGTATCACAGCGCATTTCACCGGTGCAGACGTGAATCTGAATTCTAGAACCACCTTCGTTAGGGTAGATAAGCAAGTTGTGTGCTTGGCTTTCGTTCCTGTAGATTCAATCGGCATTTTCGGTAACTTGGCCCAATCCAATCTTTTGGTAGGCTATGACGTTGTGAAGAAATCTGTGTCCTTTAAGCCAACGGATTGCACCAAGCTTTAA